From the genome of Nicotiana tabacum cultivar K326 chromosome 17, ASM71507v2, whole genome shotgun sequence:
TGATGCATTTCGCTATGGTCCAGTCAAAGGCTGCTCTGCCTATTTCCTTAGTCATTTCCATGCCGATCATTATATTGGCTTGACGAAAGTATGGTCACATGGCCATATCTACTGTACCAACCTGACTGCTCGCCTAGTTAGAATCTGTCTTAATGTTAGTCCATCGTAAGGACTCTTTTTTGCCCTGTCAAGTGTATTACTCGAAAAACAAGAAAAGTTTCatattcttttcttctcttttgggTTCTTTTACTCCCTCCCACCTCAAACAAGCGTACAGGATATTAAGTTCCGTCGATTCTTTTGCAGTTTTATCTGTCCTCTGGAATTAGGTACTGAATACGACCTTAAAGGAATCAAAGTTACTATGCTTGATGCTAATCACTGTCCTGGTGCTGCTCTCATTCACTTCCGTCTCCCAAATGGACAATGTTACTTGCACACTGGAGACTTTAGGGCTTCGAAGCTGATGCAATCATATCCACTTCTTGCAAGCCAACGTATTAATATACTTTACCTTGACACAACATATTGCAATCCAAAGTACAGGTGTTAAATCTCTTTGTATTCTGGCGTGGATATATATTGTTCACAGTTGTGGTGgatattaaattttttttgagATATTTCAGGTTTCCTTCCAAAGAAGAAGTTTTGAAATTTGTTGTGGGCGTCACGAGAACATATTTgaataattatccaaaaaccATCGTGGTTGTTGGTGCATACAGCATTGGAAAAGAACATGTGTATTTTGCAATTTCCAAGGCACTCAGGGTATCTTAGCTGCTGACTATTTCATGCTTTTTTTTGTCGCTTTTACGATATTAATCCATATTATCACTTGATGAATATCTATCAGTCCTATAAAGGCATCAAAGGCAATGAACAATTGTCAGTTATTGCTATAAAATACACCATTGACCATTTAACAGAAGACGAAACTGCTTTTCTCGTATAACTAGGTTTCTAAAATCCTTCTCTTTATGGATGAATAGCATGTCATATGGCACCAAACTATTGAAATTTCATTGTCTTTCTGGGACAAGGTAACAATTTGCTACAAGTTTGCTTCAGGTGTCCTCTTCAAAGCTAAACTTTATGCTACCTATTTGCTTAACAAAGTGAACTTCTGTACGAAATATTAGCTGACTGGATTTTCTTATAAATACTTCATAGGTAAAAATATATGCAAATGCTTCCAGGAGGCGCATTCTTCAGTCTTTTGGCTGGGCAGGAATTTCTGAAAATCTGTCAACAAACAGGAAAGATACACCTTTACACATATTGCCTATATCATCCTTGAAATTTGAGGTTTGCATTAGTACATCCTTTAGTTGATTGATGTGTTTTCCCTTTATAACTTCTCCTGTTGACGTTTCTCAAGATGCTGGAGCGTTATTTGGCATCACAAGACGGACAGTACACTAGCATGTTGGCATTCCGACCAACAGGTAACTCATATTTGTTACTTATAGCTTCTGACCCGTCTTTTTAATTGGATTTCTGTCTCTTTTTTCATGCAGAAGATCGTTACCATTTTTTTTTTCAGGTTGGACTTACTCAGAGACCATTGGGGAGAATCTAAATTTAATAAAACCCACTTCTAAAGGCAACATCACTATTTATGGTGAGATAACTTGGTGCTTCTTAGGAGGTTTAGATCcctcaatttttttaatttataatttgtgTCATTTAGTGTATGTTACGACTGCTTTTTGTGGGTCCTATTTGGCTGAGGTATTGATTCAACTCCTCTACTGCATTAATTTCCTGCAGGAGTTCCATATAGTGAGCATTCTAGTTTCACAGAGCTGCAGGAATTTGTGCAGGTTGAGTTGTTTTTCTATATTTCTTTTGGCTACTTGAATATTTAGTTAATGCCATCTTTGCCAACTGCCCAACTGGTAAAATTCCCAAGTGtatgtttttttatattttacaaaattatgcTATATCCCAATTATGGAACTATTTGGTTTTGCAGTTTCTGAGGCCAGAAAAGATAATTCCTACTGTCAATGTTGGAAATGCTGTAAATCGTGAGAAGATGCACTCGTACTTTCAGCAGTGGCTGAAATCCTGAAAGAGGAGCTGTTCTTTAGGCGATTAGGAAGTGTATTAGCTAGGTTATTGAAATGGGAATAATGTTACCGGCTGGGCAACAAAGGTGTTGTTCTGAGGTTGGAAATAGACAGTAGTGGCCCACTGTGAATGGACACACTGTCCGCTGCTCCTCTTATATTATATGGTGTTGTTGAGTGTTTTAAAATTCCTCTATCAACATCTTGAAACGGCAATATGGTATTAATTTTTCAGCAGTGGTGGATTTCCTGCACATCAAAATTACAGAATGCGTCTGTTGCTAGAGCATCATGAATAATCAATTGAGCGATCCTAAATCCGAATttatcaggatggtcatttttatGTCTAAAAGTTTCATGTATGTATATTGCTGTTAATCACCTATCTGTCCTTGTCTCGCTGGAAGTTCGTAGTGTTTCCAGATATCATTTTGCCAGTCCATTTTTGGACTATAGCTTCAGTTAATGGGAATTATATTTCGTTTCCAAAGATCCCTGGATGAAGGAGATTGGCTCTTGCTGCGCTTCATTTTTGGAAGTAAGTACTCTTATTCTTAATTGGACATATGTTTTCTAccgtcaaacctctctataacaacatcgtttgttccgatatttttgggcttttatagtgaatggctGTTATACACCTATAACAGCATTTGGCGTTTAACTATATTTTGGCTGTTATacacaaaaattatccaaaaattaatttttttaaatgttacataaaaagataattatttagatttaaaatctcaaaatatatGAATATTTCACTAATTAAATGCTAAAGAAATCTAATACGTTATTATTAAACCCATAACTACACATAAAAAAATTAAACTCAAAGGAACACATTTTAAAGCTACTAgaaaattaaattctttcaagattgatgGAAAAACTCTATAATTGTAGCTTGTTTCATAGATTTCAGTCTCTTACTAAAGGTATAATGCTTGAATTGACAAAGATTTGCGTACTGTCTTGTCTTACATCCATTTGCAATAAAATGTCAGTTTAGTTGTCTAAAGTTAACTTGACTTGTTCAATCACATGATGATATTTTTCCATAGTGAAGCTCTATTAGTTTTCGGAAGCTAACATCcataaaggaaaaaataaagaaagaaaaaataatgtagACTGTAGATTCAACATTAGAAAGGTGTTTACTGCtatcataataaaataatatatttttatcatAGGATGTGCATTAAAGTCATAAAATATTTtatcaaaatttttaaaattattattagtaatgATCTTAGAGAATCTACATGGCTGATATAGAGGAGTAATTTTACAAAGAGCGTACTGTCATAAAGATGGTTGTTGCTGTTATAGGTGAAAAGCTGTTATAGAggtaaaatataacataaaaaatcGGTTTTGAGAAAAATTTGGCTTTATAGTGAATGCATGTTATATCGggatgctgttatagagaggtctgactatAGTTGCAAATAGGTCCTTGAGAGTATGTTACTCCCACTCTGAAATATAGTTCCATTACATTTTGGATGAATAGTTTGTTATCCACATAATATATCTGTAGTGTGACAGAGCACCTATCTATGTCTACATTCTTTTTCCCATTGGTTTTTTTTAATTAGTTGGATGTTGCTGGAGCAAGAGAATTGGTTTCTTTCTGAAGGTAATATCAGGTTTAAGATGGCATATCAAAAGCTGTGGTCATGCCTCAATGTCTATTGAATTATATCTCGCTGGAATTTAGATGTTTGGTTTTCTGTGAGGTGCAGGTTTTGGAGAAGTCTTTTTCTTGAAGGTAACGATGTCTGTAAAATTTCCCTAATATTGGCTGTCTATTCTAATCTCAGATGTGCAATAACTCTTGGTCTGAATTCTTAGTTAATATCAGGAGACAACATATAACTATGCTAGTTAATTTTGTATCTGATCACTGATATTATTATAGGAAAATTTGTAGGCTTGGTATTTATCGGACAATGGTGACACCAACATGAAACCATTTCTGGAGTAAATGAGAGCCTGCTTTTGCTAGGATGCAAGGGAGTagactaagagcccgtttggacataagaaaatttttccttttttccaaaataaatttactttttttcgaaatcaacgttaataaaattttcaattttcacttgaagatgcattttggaaatttttgaaaatttgaaaaactccaaaaagttatttttcaaaattttcactcaaatcaccacaaaacttcaaaaacaacccaaaattatattcatgtccaaacacaattctaaatttcaaataccattttcacttgaaaattattttccccctattttggaattttacaattcttatgtccaaacgcccactaagatATGTTGAGATATCATTATACCTTTTAGGTGTCTAACTTGAGATATTTTATGAATTTACCACATAGAAGTGTTGCAAGAAACAATATTCGGTGTTATTATCTACTGTTTATGTCGGTATTCAACCAGAGGACAACTTTATTGTGCCTTTGAATTTCTAGGACTTATTTGGGTTCTTCTGAAGAAAAATCCATCTATTGTGTCATTATTATTGATTAGCCACAGTATCTGAAATTTTTTGTTATCTCCATAAACCTTTGGCTAATTACTGGCTATGAAGATTAAACTCTCTGAGTTTAGGATGCTGAAAGGACTATTAGTATATTAGATCGTTTGTTCCTTGATTGCTAGCAGTACTATTAGATTATGCTTTGTGGTCTCAGTAAGACATGTCTCATTGTTGAAAAATGAATGAGCTGCAGCCCTTCATGTACGATGTATCATGTAGGGGTCTGTTTCCTGATGGTGTTAATTGCCTCTCCTTTTGGCTTTCTTTGTTTTCGGTGTACACTTTTTCTCACTTTTCTGTATACGTGTGAACCCAATGCAAGGAGTGAGGGTTCGTCTTGGAACCACAAGATTTGGTGCTGCTGCTGTGCGAACACATATTTATTCTTGATGTTGTAGTTCATGGCTTGTCTAATTTGTGTGTCATTTTAGGACTTAGTTATTAAAATGCAGATTGTTTTGAGGTTGAAAATCtgcttttataaattattttcacCACCAAACAAGGCTCTCTGCATCTAATTTGGATAACGGTGCTAAAACCTGAGATGACATATGTGGTTACCTTCCGAAATCTTAGAATGGCTAGCCGGTAAAAGATGGATGCCACCTCAACATCGGCTTGTCATCCTTCAGTTAGGACTATAACTATCCGATAAAATGGaagagtactttttttttttccgTTTTCCATCACTATTTTTTTTCCCCTTGTTGCCAACGGAATACAAAGAGGGTGACTCCTCCGAGAGAGGGGAAATGCACTTCCACCAAGCCACCAGAAACAAAGAAAGATAAGTGTAATCAACATATGATATTATGTGGCTCTCTTCATTTAGTTTTAGAACAATAGGGTATTGGCTGGAGAGAAGGGGGACATGTTCCTTACAACCCCCCACCCCACCCACCCAACGGAAATAATGACTACGTTGACGGCAAGAATCAAAGTTAGAAACAAGTCGTGGGGTGCACTAATAGAGCTCCACTTGAATTCCAGTGATAGTGAGAAcgtataattttatatttttcctcGTAGAGGTAATCTGCTAAATAGATAGAACTGTAGTTTATatcttgagaagaaaaaaaaaaagacgtGTGCAACTCAATGCGCGTGACTAGTGCCTCATGCTTTAAAAATTGTCGGTTTGATTAAAAATAAATTCATTGTTGATAATCTTTTAGTGAAGGACTGAATATGAGTACAAGTTTGTTCAATTTGATACTATGATTTATTGCCTCTTTAATTACGTGATTGCAACTACAATAATAACACAATTATCATCCCAAGTTTCTGAGAATAAGTGAACAACCAAATCAGAGCACTTGAAAGACTAAACTAAATTAGCATAAGATCTGATGTAAATGCAATATATGCATAAAAAGACAAACTTTCCTGAAGTTTGAATCTTTATCAGTTCGTGAAGGAGATTGATCAAACAGTACATGGTCACGGAGTGTCACTTGTCACTAAGTGTTGAAGTAAAACATGTGGGACAGAAAAAGAAGGTCCATTCTCACTTGGTGAGAAAAGAGCGAAAGCTTAAGGAACGTTGTTCTTATTTGATCGCATTCTCAATTTCTCATATCCATTTTGGATTCTGAACCTAATGTTGTAAAAAGTGTGCTTGTAATCCCGCTATGAGATCGATTTTCCAGCTTCCATTCTTGCTGACAGATGCCCACGCGAGGCAGGCTTTAATCCCAACACTTGAGTTTCACTTCGCAAATAGGGCGGAAAAGTCCTTTAAGCTTATTTAACTGGATAACTGGCTACTTTTCAACTACTATATTAAAGCTGGTTATATTACAAAAAATAAGTTGTCTTAAAAGTGGCTACATGGTATAATATAAACAATAGTTAGGATTCATTTCGATTGGAATTTAGTAGGCTAGACCGCTAGAATCAATGTCAGTAATTGACAAAAAATTTCTTTGTACTGTCCgtaagaaaaaataatttggtCTCAAATGGATCGTTCGCCTTTTAATCTCTTGATCCTTTTTGTAATTTTAGCTAATAAGAAGAATTACCCATAAATTGGATTTAAAATCACAGTTTGCCAAAATGTCATGAATAAATATGCAACACAAATTCCATGAAGCGCCATAATTCAGAGAAAATGTCATAAAGAGGTGACATCTTCTAACATAAAGAGAAGAAAGGAGTCAATGGGTCCGGGAAGACGTGAAAGACAAATTATGATCCCGTGTTTGGGTAAATAAGGATCCTAATTGCCACATAAACAAATCTTTCACAAGAAACAGAAAATCATTCTGATAGTCCACCAATATATCATATATCCTTTATTTAAACAAAGGTGCTAGTTCTGCACAGTAAAAAACAAACCAGATCTCAGActaaaaaaaagggcagcccggtgcactaagctcccgctatgcgcgaagtcggggaagggccggaccacaagggtctatcgcaCGCAGCCTTATcatgcatttctgcaagagcctgtttccacggctcgaacctgtaatctcctggtcacatgacaacaactttaccagttacgccaaggctccccttcaaacCAGATCTCAGACTATTAGGAGACAAAAAAGTAAAAAGGCAAAAATAGAAACTGAAAAGATAAAAAGAACGGACCAGAGATAAACCTCATTCGAAAGTTAAGTACCTTGTATCAGGAAAGCAATGCACTCCCCGTGGCTTTTACTTCTGATATAGATTGATTGCCCGAGAGGAATGGAAAAAGTGCCAGTTGGATTTTCATATATATGCTTTAATAGCCGATACAGGTCTATCTCAATTTTTCATACTGTATGTACATGGGGAGACAGCCGCTTATGAGAGATAAGCTTCTAATGTTCATAATTAAACCAACTGCCCAGGAGAGAGAAGCTTCTAATGTTCTTAATAAAACCAAATGCCCAGGACCCTATTATAGCGATGGACATGGGGCTGCCTACTTGATGAAGTAAAGAATCACAGTTCATTGAAAGGACTAATATTTTATTAAGGTCGGTAATGAAGAGTATAATTCTGCTAGGCATTGGAAGATCCAATTCAGCAACTGTTCTTTAGGTAGCTCCAAGAGCAGTTCAGCCTGAATAAGACACATCATTAGACAAAGCCACTTAGATATGGAAAACTTGCCTTTTCACATTAATTATATTCCAATTCTTATAAATGAAGAAAATGGAACCTTAGTGGATTATTATAGGCATAGCAAGGTAGTAAAACTCAACAAAACCATACCTTTATTTGGCCATCTTCAAAAATCAGAGAATTCTGATGAACATCTGAAGTTGCTGAATCAGTTATCAATTTGAAAACCTTTTTCGACATGTTTGTTTTCATGCCAACCATCTTTCCTGAAGCATATATGCTGGTAATTCCTAAATCTGCTGCCATTCTTCTGACATAAAGCTTCTTCAATAGGATTTCCATAGAGTAAGGTTCTTTGCCATACTGACGCCTCAGATTTTCCGTAAATTGCATTAAGCTGAAAATGTCCTTTTCAGCTGCTTTTTCAGCGCCATTAATGATTTGCATGGGGTTCTCCAAATGATTTATGTACTCGGAAGGAAGATGAGGGTTTATATTAATATCAAGCTGAGACAGGAAGTGAGAATTTTAAAAGGTTATACACATTTATTTGCAATTGCCAATGAAAGTAGCAGATAAGCTATAGGCTATATCTTTAACAATTGGATGTTACAAAAGCAGATTAACTTTAAATAGGAGGCACAACTTCATACAAGCTATTTGTAGAACCACTAGTCTAAAGTTCCTATATGAAGCTGTTTCCACGTGCCTAGGGAACCAACGGAGTCATGCTCAACATTTTAGCTAACTAACACGGCTTAAcagttactccctccgtttcaatttatgtgaacctatttcttttttagtccgtgccaaaaagaatgacatatttccatatttgaaaacaatttaccttttatgcaatgatttatagccacacaaaatatatgtgcctcattttacaccacaagttcaaaactcttctctttttcttaaattccgtacccaatcaaataggttcacataagtTGAAACGGAAGGAATACTAATTATATTAGTTATGCTAATTTTGGTATGTACATGACTCAACAGTTACTAATTCCAGAACATaattttttccccttttcttgagccgagggtctatcacaAACAATCTCTCCACCTTcactaggtaggggtaaggtctacataCACACTAccgtccccaaaccccacttgtgggattacacttcTCTGCGTACACacaaccctccccagaccccacttgtagaTTTACATTGGgtctgttgttgtgttgttgtaaaattattcatttttaagatttgaatTACTCTGGTTGACATTCTAACCAATCATTAAGAAATTAATGATTAATGACAGTGCCTCAAAAGAGCAGCAAGCAATAGGTATTGGGGAGTGGAGACACAACCGCCGACATATAATGGATTTTGTACTCGAAAAACATTTCAACTTATGGAAAATATGAGAGCATTAAATACCTTCATTGCATGGTAAGGAACTGATATTACACGATGCTCATCAACCTGGAATACAAATAAAGATAACAGATCTCATtacaattttctttcattttgagaGGTACAATACTGATCCATAGATGTAtcatctatatctatactatattatactatattaaaagcaagaACCCCAAAAGTGAAAAGTTAAATTACTTTAATACCCCTCTTATTAACCTAATATcctatttaataataataataataataataataataataataataataataataataataaaaaagccTCCAAAGAGACCCAACGCTCCAAAGAGACACCTTATGTGAAGCCAATAATTTTACACGCTTAGGAAGCATATTCTCAAAACTGTCGTGCAAATATTTTCATGCTGTTTCAACATTTTGGACGAAAGGATGCAAAATTTGGATGCAACGATTCTCGCCAATGCTACGACATTTATCCAAAGGATCGTCCTTCTTTATCATAGTTTATTATATCCTATTTagttatttcaaaaaaataaaaataaataaataataataataataataataataataataataattaaaaataataataataaagcctccAAAGAGACCCAACGCTCCAGAGAGACACCTTATGTGAAGCCAATAAGTTTACACGGTTGTCGTGCAAATATTTTCATGCCGTTTCAACATTTTGGACCAAAGGATGCAAAATTTGGATGCAACGATTCTTGCCAATGCTACGACATTTATCCAAAGGATCGTCCTTCTTTATCATAGTTTATTTTGAGGAAATAAAGTAATATTCATGGAAGGCAAAGTCAATTCCAAAGTGAATAAACAATAAAGTGACAACAAAATCGGGTTCTTCTTTCTTTACTCTATTCATTCTTTAATATTTGTTCTTTGTGATTTATgaaattaaatatgtataaatattaggATGGATGGTTATGATCTAATATGATTCTTCAATTTATGTGTATCGTGGTCTGATTCAACAAATGATTATGCTACTTCTTTGAAtcctttttgttttctatttcgcTTTCATTGTTTTCCCCTTGTACTTGACAATTATAAATAAAGTAGAAACTGATGAGATAAATAATTTAGGTTCTAATTCTATTTAGAGCACAGACAGAGTGCGAAACTTGAAAACATGTGTATAAGCCATGTAATTGATTCTTTGATTTAAAATTATGAAAGGCAAAGATATTTCCCCAGAAATCGAGATTCGTGGCAACCACAATATTTCTTAAGAGGCTGCACAAGCACTAAGTGTTGCCACTTGGTATAATTAGTAAAATTCTTTCAACCTTTCGGTATATATAGATGCAATACACATCTCACTTTTGATGACAaaaaaaatgggggaaatgattTGATGGCGGCCGCCAACCTGCGGCATATGATATTTGGGATGAAGTTCTTAGATTGTTGAAGAATAGAAAAGAAATTGCAGGTAATATCTTAAATAATGCTTTGGATAACATCTTTCAATAATCTAGCTACAGATTCCTTTTGGAGTTAAAAGTTGTAGTTTTGTATAGATAGAGTTAGAGCAATTTAAACACTTGAGGATCAACGCTACGTACGGTAAAGAATAAACTACGCAAATCTAGTGATACATACTGAAACTTAAGATTTGTATTTCTATTCTACATGTGCTTAAATGATTTAAATACTTAATTGGATTTAATTTTGGCTGATTGATATATTTTAATTCATAATAGTAATTtgattattcaattaaactaggGTTTGCCAATTATTCATAAGTAAAAGTGacaatttaatttttgaaaagaCAAACAATATTGAAAAAGTTACAATCAGGTAATATATTTCGTTTACTATGAGTACATGGGCGATGGATCTTTTTGTCGTGACATTTTTGGCTTTGTTTCTTTTACATAAACTTTGCTCATTTAGTCAACATCATGTATATGAGGAGGTTTTACTCGGTAATAGAGTTACTCTGTGCCTAAAGTTAATCGTTTGTTTGCAAAGTTTGCCGTCTGCTTGGAACAAACTTTCAGATATTGGTGTTTTATTAGAATGAACGTTCGTGTTTATCCCAAGAAAATTCAACTTTATCCCCTTAAAAATCAAGGATATCTTTTCAAATTTGTCTACAAATAATACTTTACGATAATGATAAATAACGCATAGAGTCAAACAATTTTTAATTATAACATGTTTTGTTACATGACCAGTATGTTTGTACCTCATAAAATC
Proteins encoded in this window:
- the LOC107776827 gene encoding DNA cross-link repair protein SNM1-like; the protein is MEKCKEGRKLMKETVISDSTFDDLHSYSDDDGENRFQPDNLDDDETTHHLEYSEQICSSSVKKRRLTQTNLFQLWGLENPADHGKSKNVTQTNLFQLWGFENPGKSKSVQKATTSLASCKSQRVCPFYKRIPGTPFTVDAFRYGPVKGCSAYFLSHFHADHYIGLTKVWSHGHIYCTNLTARLVRICLNVSPSFICPLELGTEYDLKGIKVTMLDANHCPGAALIHFRLPNGQCYLHTGDFRASKLMQSYPLLASQRINILYLDTTYCNPKYRFPSKEEVLKFVVGVTRTYLNNYPKTIVVVGAYSIGKEHVYFAISKALRVKIYANASRRRILQSFGWAGISENLSTNRKDTPLHILPISSLKFEMLERYLASQDGQYTSMLAFRPTGWTYSETIGENLNLIKPTSKGNITIYGVPYSEHSSFTELQEFVQFLRPEKIIPTVNVGNAVNREKMHSYFQQWLKS